The stretch of DNA GGGATCGAGCTGCGGGGGCTCGATGTGCGCACCGCCTCGCTGGAGGAGGCGTTCCTGCGGATCGCCTCCGAGGCGGCGGACGGCGGCGAAGGCACGGACGATCCGGGCGGCCTTGCCGACGCTGTCAACGGGGCGGGGACCGGATCCATGACAGGAGTTGCACGATGAGTACGGCGACGAAGACAGGTCCCGGCGAAACGGCCCCGGCACGGGCGGCCGGGCCCACGACGACAGGGCGGGGTCGGATGACGGCCCTGGCGCGGGCGGAGCTGACGCTTCTCCTGCGCAGCAAGGGGACACTGTTCGCCGCGCTGGTGGTGCCGCTCGTCCTGCCGTTCAGTTTCCGTTCGGCCCTCGACGGGGTCGATCTGAAGGGCACCGGCCTCTCCCTCGGCACGGTTCTGCTGCCGACCGCGCTCGGCCTCTCGCTGGTCTTCGCCGTCTACACGTCGCTGACGACCATCTTTGTCGCCCGGCGCGAGGAGCTGGTCCTGAAGCGGCTGCGGACCGGCGAGGTCCGCGACCACGAGATCCTGGCGGGCACGGCCGTCCCGCCGCTCCTCATAGCCGTAGTGCAGTGCGTGGTGCTGGTGGCCGCCTGCATGGCTCTGCTCAACACGGGCTCCCCGGCGGCGGCCCACCTCACCGTGGTGGGTCTGCTGCTCGGCATGGTGATCACCACGGCCCTGGCCGCGCTCACCGCCGCTCTCAGCAGGACCGCGGAGACGGCGGCGGTCATGTCGATGCCGTTCCTGATGATCTCGCTGGCCGGCTCCGGCATGG from Streptomyces tsukubensis encodes:
- a CDS encoding ABC transporter permease, with the translated sequence MSTATKTGPGETAPARAAGPTTTGRGRMTALARAELTLLLRSKGTLFAALVVPLVLPFSFRSALDGVDLKGTGLSLGTVLLPTALGLSLVFAVYTSLTTIFVARREELVLKRLRTGEVRDHEILAGTAVPPLLIAVVQCVVLVAACMALLNTGSPAAAHLTVVGLLLGMVITTALAALTAALSRTAETAAVMSMPFLMISLAGSGMVMPLEVMPDKLAAVCQILPLTPVMTLIRGGWTGLLSGAETAGALAAALAWAAVAAFAVRRWFRWEPRH